The proteins below are encoded in one region of Rhizobacter sp.:
- a CDS encoding ribose-phosphate pyrophosphokinase has protein sequence MSLDGGNVLFNTVLFTGNANPALAQEIAGNLGIELGKARVGRFSDGEVDVEIQQNVRARDIFIVQPTCAPTNENLMELCIMVDALKRASARRVTAVIPYFGYARQDRRPRSTRVPISAKVVANMLEAVGVERLLTMDLHADQIQGFFNIPVDNIYASPVLLSDVQNKRYRDLVVVSPDVGGVVRARALAKQLGCELAIIDKRRPKANVSEVMHVIGEIEGRNCVIMDDMIDTAGTLVKAADVLKERGAKNVYAYCTHAVFSGPAIERIKASQLDEVVITNTIPLSADGKKCDKVRQLSVAFLFAETIRRISDGESVTSLFAEQNNNF, from the coding sequence ATGAGCCTCGACGGAGGGAACGTGCTTTTCAACACCGTGTTGTTCACCGGGAATGCGAATCCGGCGCTTGCGCAGGAAATCGCCGGCAACCTCGGCATCGAACTCGGCAAGGCCCGCGTCGGCCGCTTCTCCGACGGCGAAGTCGACGTCGAGATCCAGCAGAACGTCCGCGCACGCGACATCTTCATCGTCCAACCCACCTGCGCGCCGACGAATGAAAACCTGATGGAGCTGTGCATCATGGTCGACGCGCTCAAGCGCGCTTCGGCCCGGCGCGTGACGGCGGTGATCCCCTACTTCGGCTACGCCCGCCAAGACCGCCGCCCGCGCTCCACCCGCGTGCCCATCAGCGCCAAGGTCGTGGCCAACATGCTCGAGGCCGTGGGCGTCGAGCGCCTGTTGACGATGGACCTGCACGCCGACCAGATCCAGGGTTTCTTCAACATCCCCGTCGACAACATCTACGCCTCGCCGGTGCTGCTGTCTGACGTGCAGAACAAGCGCTACCGCGACCTCGTGGTCGTGTCGCCCGACGTGGGCGGCGTGGTGCGCGCCCGTGCATTGGCCAAGCAGCTCGGCTGCGAGCTGGCGATCATCGACAAGCGCCGCCCGAAGGCCAACGTGTCGGAAGTGATGCACGTGATCGGCGAGATCGAAGGCCGCAACTGCGTGATCATGGACGACATGATCGACACCGCCGGCACGCTCGTGAAGGCGGCCGATGTGCTCAAGGAACGCGGCGCGAAGAACGTCTACGCCTACTGCACGCACGCCGTGTTCTCCGGGCCCGCCATCGAGCGCATCAAGGCCTCGCAGCTCGACGAGGTCGTGATCACCAACACCATTCCGCTCAGCGCCGACGGGAAGAAGTGCGACAAAGTGCGCCAGCTGTCGGTGGCCTTCCTGTTCGCCGAGACGATCCGCCGCATCTCTGACGGCGAGTCGGTCACTTCGCTCTTTGCCGAGCAGAACAATAACTTTTAA
- a CDS encoding 50S ribosomal protein L25/general stress protein Ctc encodes MKFVAFERTKQGTGASRRLRNADKVPGIVYGAGTPTMIELDHNALFHALKKEAFHSTILEMELAGKTSQVLLRDYQLHPFRQIVLHVDFQRVDATTKITKKIPLHFVNEENSPAVKTDKCLVNHVVTELRIQCLASALPEYITIDLGELTKGQSLHVSDLKLPAGITVVTQGKPNPVIVSTSVVAEEEEAAPVVAVAAAPAPKAKKSEKQNKK; translated from the coding sequence ATGAAATTCGTCGCTTTCGAGCGCACCAAGCAGGGGACCGGAGCGAGCCGCCGCCTGCGCAACGCCGACAAGGTGCCCGGCATCGTTTACGGGGCCGGCACGCCCACGATGATCGAACTCGATCACAACGCCCTCTTCCATGCGCTGAAGAAGGAAGCCTTCCACTCGACCATCCTCGAGATGGAACTCGCCGGCAAGACCTCGCAAGTGCTGCTGCGCGACTACCAGCTGCACCCCTTCCGCCAGATCGTGCTGCACGTCGACTTCCAGCGTGTCGACGCCACCACCAAGATCACCAAGAAGATCCCGCTGCACTTCGTGAACGAGGAAAACTCGCCGGCCGTGAAGACCGACAAGTGCCTGGTCAACCACGTCGTGACCGAACTGCGCATCCAGTGCCTGGCCTCGGCCCTGCCTGAGTACATCACCATCGACCTGGGCGAGCTGACCAAGGGCCAGTCGCTGCACGTGAGCGACCTGAAGCTGCCCGCCGGCATCACCGTCGTGACGCAAGGCAAGCCGAACCCCGTGATCGTGTCGACCTCGGTCGTGGCTGAGGAAGAAGAGGCGGCACCGGTCGTGGCCGTCGCCGCTGCTCCGGCTCCGAAGGCGAAGAAGAGCGAGAAGCAGAACAAGAAGTGA